The Elgaria multicarinata webbii isolate HBS135686 ecotype San Diego chromosome 1, rElgMul1.1.pri, whole genome shotgun sequence genome has a window encoding:
- the GADD45A gene encoding growth arrest and DNA damage-inducible protein GADD45 alpha produces the protein MLLWGGLQRAVERDRAACAGFCKRRARQRKAEGRRGLGAKCNGGGGGSSSSACSGVSAGGLIDPETRTAGSRGDSRSGAPQPARQEGEAAERRNRARRPVPAASLPHPLFAETSSRNMTLEELAGEHQTFGSMEKVGDALEEVLSKALTQRSVTVGVYEAAKLLNVDPDNVVLCLLAADEEDNQDVALQIHFTLIQAFCCENDINILRVSNPSRLAELLLLGPSGGGEQPADLHCVLVTNPHASQWKDPALSQLICFCRESRYMDQWVPVINLPER, from the exons ATGCTGTTGTGGGGAGGGCTGCAGCGGGCCGTGGAAAGGGACCGGGCGGCGTGCGCGGGGTTCTGCAAGCGTCGTGCGAGGCAAAGGAAGGCAGAAGGCAGAAGGGGGCTTGGAGCGAAGTgcaacggcggcggcggcggcagcagcagcagcgcctgcAGCGGGGTCAGCGCTGGTGGATTGATCGACCCTGAGACACGCACCGCAGGTTCGCGCGGGGACAGCCGGAGCGGAGCGCCGCAGCCCGCCCGCCAGGAAGGAGAAGCAGCCGAGAGGAGGAATAGGGCCAGGCGCCCGGTTccagctgcctccctccctcatccccTCTTTGCAGAGACCTCCAGCCGCAACATGACTCTGGAAGAGCTCGCTGGGGAGCATCAGACATTTGGAAG CATGGAGAAGGTAGGGGATGCGCTGGAAGAAGTCCTGAGCAAAGCCCTGACTCAGAGAAGCGTCACGGTTGGGGTGTATGAGGCTGCCAAACTGCTAAATGT GGATCCAGATAATGTGGTTCTTTGTCTGTTGGCAGCGGATGAGGAAGACAATCAGGATGTGGCTTTACAAATTCACTTCACCCTGATCCAAGCTTTTTGCTGTGAGAATGACATTAACATACTTCGAGTGAGTAACCCAAGCCGGCTCGCGGAGCTGCTGCTCTTGGGGCCAAGCGGAGGAGGCGAGCAGCCTGCAGACCTGCACTGCGTACTCGTGACA AATCCACATGCTTCTCAGTGGAAGGATCCAGCCCTAAGTCAGCTGATTTGCTTTTGCCGGGAAAGCCGCTACATGGATCAGTGGGTCCCAGTGATTAACCTTCCTGAACGGTGA